The following are from one region of the Synechococcus sp. CBW1108 genome:
- the clpB gene encoding ATP-dependent chaperone ClpB — MHPTAELFTEKAWGAVVAAQQLAQQKRQQQMESEHLLAALLAQQGLAGRILEKAAVDVGTLSQKVEAWIDGQPSLGAAPDTVYLGKGLNTVLDQADSLKGAYGDSYIAIEHLLLALAIDERCGKQLLSQAGTNADKLKEAVQAIRGSQKVSDQNPEGTYESLEKYGRDLTQAAREGKLDPVIGRDEEIRRTIQILSRRTKNNPVLIGEPGVGKTAIVEGLAQRIVNGDVPQALQNRQLVSLDMGALIAGAKYRGEFEERLKAVLKEVTASEGQIVLFIDEIHTVVGAGATGGAMDASNLLKPMLARGELRCIGATTLDEHRQHIEKDPALERRFQQVFVDQPTVEDTISILRGLKERYEVHHGVRIADNALVAAAVLSSRYIADRFLPDKAIDLMDESAARLKMEITSKPEEIDELDRRILQLEMEKLSLGRESDAASRDRLERLEKELADLSEQQSALNAQWQKEKGSIDELGAIKEEIEQVQLQVEQAKRNYDLNKAAELEYGTLAGLHKKLAAKEEELNAGGAPGEKSLLREEVTEDDIAEVIAKWTGIPVAKLVQSEMEKLLQLEDELHTRVIGQAQAVTAVADAIQRSRAGLSDPNRPIASFLFLGPTGVGKTELSKALASQLFDAEEAMVRIDMSEYMEKHAVSRLIGAPPGYVGYEEGGQLTEAVRRRPYAVILFDEVEKAHPDVFNVMLQILDDGRVTDGQGRTVDFTNTVLILTSNIGSSSILDLAGDPARHGEMEARVNEALRGHFRPEFLNRLDETIIFHSLKQEELRQIVELQVKRLARRLEDKKLTLQLNADALDWLAGVGYDPVYGARPLKRAIQRELETPIAKGILGGQFSGGHTIAVAVEQERLRFQQIDPAKLPLLV; from the coding sequence ATGCATCCCACCGCCGAACTGTTCACCGAAAAGGCCTGGGGCGCCGTGGTCGCCGCCCAGCAGCTGGCCCAGCAGAAGCGCCAGCAGCAGATGGAAAGCGAGCACCTGCTTGCCGCCCTGCTGGCCCAACAGGGCTTGGCAGGCCGCATCCTGGAGAAGGCCGCCGTCGATGTGGGCACCCTGAGCCAGAAGGTGGAGGCCTGGATCGACGGCCAGCCAAGTTTGGGCGCAGCACCAGACACCGTCTACCTGGGTAAGGGGCTCAATACCGTGCTCGATCAGGCAGACAGCCTCAAGGGGGCCTACGGCGACAGCTACATCGCCATCGAGCACCTGCTGCTGGCCCTGGCCATCGATGAGCGCTGCGGCAAGCAGCTGCTTTCGCAGGCCGGCACCAATGCCGACAAACTCAAGGAAGCAGTACAGGCCATCCGAGGCAGCCAGAAGGTGAGTGACCAGAACCCCGAAGGAACCTACGAATCCCTGGAGAAATACGGGCGCGACCTGACCCAGGCGGCCCGCGAAGGCAAGCTCGACCCGGTAATCGGCCGCGACGAGGAGATCCGCCGCACGATCCAGATTCTCAGCCGCCGCACCAAGAACAATCCGGTGCTGATCGGCGAGCCCGGCGTGGGCAAAACCGCGATCGTGGAGGGGCTGGCCCAGCGGATCGTCAATGGCGACGTGCCCCAGGCCCTGCAGAACCGCCAGCTCGTGTCGCTGGACATGGGCGCCCTGATCGCCGGCGCCAAGTATCGCGGCGAGTTTGAGGAGCGGCTCAAGGCCGTGCTCAAGGAGGTCACCGCCTCCGAAGGGCAGATAGTGCTGTTCATCGACGAGATCCACACCGTGGTGGGGGCCGGTGCCACCGGCGGAGCCATGGATGCCAGCAACCTGCTCAAACCAATGCTGGCCAGAGGCGAACTGCGCTGCATCGGCGCCACCACCCTCGATGAGCACCGCCAGCACATCGAAAAGGATCCTGCCCTGGAGCGACGCTTCCAGCAGGTGTTCGTGGATCAGCCCACGGTGGAAGACACCATCTCGATCCTGCGGGGTCTCAAGGAGCGCTATGAGGTGCACCACGGCGTGCGCATCGCCGACAACGCCCTGGTGGCCGCCGCCGTGCTCAGCAGCCGCTATATCGCCGATCGCTTCCTGCCGGATAAGGCCATCGACCTGATGGATGAATCGGCCGCCCGCCTGAAGATGGAGATCACCTCCAAGCCTGAGGAAATCGACGAACTAGATCGCCGCATCCTCCAGCTGGAGATGGAAAAACTCTCTTTGGGGCGCGAATCCGATGCCGCCAGCCGCGATCGGCTCGAGCGACTCGAAAAAGAGCTCGCCGACCTGAGCGAGCAGCAGAGCGCCCTCAATGCCCAGTGGCAAAAAGAGAAGGGTTCGATCGATGAACTCGGCGCCATCAAGGAGGAGATCGAGCAGGTGCAGCTGCAGGTGGAGCAGGCCAAGCGCAACTACGACCTCAACAAGGCCGCCGAACTCGAATACGGCACCCTGGCCGGCCTCCACAAGAAGCTCGCCGCCAAGGAGGAGGAGCTCAATGCAGGCGGTGCCCCCGGAGAGAAGAGTCTGCTGCGCGAGGAGGTCACCGAAGATGACATCGCTGAGGTGATCGCCAAGTGGACCGGCATCCCGGTGGCCAAGCTGGTGCAGAGCGAGATGGAGAAACTCCTTCAGCTGGAAGATGAGCTGCACACTCGCGTGATCGGCCAGGCCCAGGCCGTAACGGCCGTGGCCGATGCGATCCAGCGCTCCCGGGCGGGCCTGAGCGATCCAAATCGGCCCATTGCGTCCTTCCTGTTCCTCGGCCCCACCGGCGTGGGCAAAACCGAGCTCTCCAAGGCCCTGGCTTCCCAGCTGTTCGATGCCGAGGAGGCGATGGTGCGCATCGACATGAGCGAATACATGGAGAAGCACGCCGTGAGCCGCCTAATCGGCGCGCCTCCGGGCTACGTGGGCTACGAGGAAGGGGGCCAGCTCACCGAAGCGGTGCGGCGCCGGCCCTACGCGGTGATCCTGTTTGACGAGGTGGAGAAGGCCCACCCCGATGTGTTCAACGTGATGCTGCAGATCCTCGATGACGGCCGCGTCACCGATGGTCAGGGCCGCACGGTGGATTTCACCAACACGGTGCTGATCCTCACCAGCAACATCGGCAGCAGCTCCATTCTCGATCTAGCCGGGGATCCAGCTCGCCACGGCGAGATGGAAGCCCGGGTAAATGAGGCCCTGCGGGGCCACTTCCGGCCCGAATTCCTCAACCGGCTGGATGAAACAATCATCTTCCACAGCCTCAAGCAGGAGGAACTCCGCCAGATCGTGGAGCTGCAGGTGAAACGCCTGGCCCGGCGCCTGGAAGATAAAAAGCTGACGCTCCAGCTCAACGCCGATGCTCTCGACTGGCTGGCAGGAGTGGGCTACGACCCCGTCTATGGGGCCCGGCCACTCAAGCGCGCCATCCAGCGGGAACTGGAAACCCCGATCGCCAAGGGCATCCTGGGCGGCCAATTCAGCGGCGGCCACACAATCGCCGTGGCGGTGGAGCAGGAGCGGCTGCGCTTCCAGCAGATCGATCCGGCCAAGCTGCCGTTGCTGGTTTAG
- a CDS encoding DUF3368 domain-containing protein: MKVVIADAGPLIGLARIDQLGLLAGLFGQVWITEVIAAEIGLGTAAAGTPAFPGVESLQGAFEQGWLQIAPALAQGVDPYRPLNPGVDGGEASAIGLALNQQAGGQSVLLVVDDRCGRAEARKQGLAIIGTAAVLVLAKERGLVRVCSPLLDALRDQGYYLSDALVAAVLKQAQEV; encoded by the coding sequence ATGAAGGTTGTGATTGCTGATGCGGGCCCGCTGATTGGACTGGCCCGCATCGATCAGCTTGGGTTACTAGCTGGGTTGTTTGGCCAGGTCTGGATCACTGAGGTAATCGCGGCAGAAATCGGCCTAGGGACTGCCGCTGCGGGAACCCCGGCCTTTCCAGGCGTGGAGTCACTTCAGGGAGCCTTTGAGCAAGGCTGGCTGCAGATCGCGCCAGCTCTGGCGCAGGGCGTTGATCCATATCGGCCGCTCAATCCCGGGGTGGATGGAGGCGAGGCCAGCGCCATTGGCTTGGCCCTGAACCAGCAGGCTGGCGGCCAGTCGGTTCTTTTGGTAGTAGACGACCGCTGCGGCCGCGCAGAAGCCCGAAAGCAGGGGCTGGCAATCATTGGCACCGCTGCGGTGCTTGTGCTTGCAAAGGAACGGGGCCTGGTGAGGGTTTGTTCGCCTCTGCTAGATGCACTGCGGGATCAGGGCTATTACCTCAGTGATGCATTGGTGGCAGCGGTTCTCAAGCAAGCCCAGGAGGTTTAG
- a CDS encoding c-type cytochrome: MRRLLSLIALCLALVLGASPSFAADAAHGGQIFSANCAACHMGGGNVVNAERTLKQDALEAYLANYASDHESAIAYQVTNGKNAMPAFGGKLSEGDIADVAAYVEEMSAKGWA; this comes from the coding sequence ATGCGCCGACTCCTCTCTTTGATTGCCCTCTGCCTGGCGCTCGTGCTGGGTGCCTCCCCGAGCTTCGCCGCCGATGCGGCCCACGGCGGCCAGATCTTCTCCGCCAACTGCGCGGCTTGTCACATGGGTGGCGGCAACGTGGTGAATGCCGAGCGCACCCTCAAGCAGGATGCCCTCGAGGCCTACCTGGCCAACTACGCCAGCGACCATGAATCCGCCATTGCCTATCAGGTGACCAACGGCAAAAACGCCATGCCTGCCTTCGGTGGCAAGCTCAGTGAAGGTGACATCGCCGATGTGGCCGCCTACGTCGAAGAGATGTCCGCCAAGGGCTGGGCCTGA
- a CDS encoding UPF0175 family protein, whose protein sequence is MQAFSVRQLKSNPSTVLKAAEADAMALVTSYQQPTALVVALDRLGLPDTAAVRSGLALSLFRSGSISVGAAAQIAGLPLPRFLEILSSLKIPVVDAEQGELDADLAAARRWFGEHP, encoded by the coding sequence ATGCAGGCTTTTTCGGTGCGCCAGCTCAAAAGCAACCCTTCCACAGTCCTCAAGGCTGCAGAAGCTGACGCCATGGCTTTGGTGACCAGCTACCAGCAACCCACCGCCTTAGTGGTGGCACTGGACCGACTGGGCCTACCCGATACGGCAGCGGTGCGCTCGGGGCTGGCGCTGTCTCTGTTTCGCTCTGGTTCGATCTCGGTTGGAGCAGCAGCACAAATCGCCGGGCTGCCCCTGCCTCGTTTCCTGGAAATCCTCTCCTCTTTAAAGATCCCTGTTGTGGACGCTGAGCAGGGTGAACTGGATGCCGATCTGGCTGCAGCACGTCGCTGGTTTGGCGAGCACCCCTGA
- a CDS encoding cryptochrome/deoxyribodipyrimidine photo-lyase family protein — translation MNGLQIVWFKRDLRPADHLPLLEASRHGALLPLYVVEPDYWQQPDSSARQWLFCRESLLELRSALARLGQPLVVRVGVVEQVLERARRQFGIGGLWSHQETGNGWTYARDLRVAAWARQHAIRWHEIPQFGVSRRLAQRQGWARRWEERMAEPIAPAPLRLEPLAGLDPGAIPSAEELALVPDPCPGRQLGGRPQGLALLESFLDRRSRAYQSGLSSPNTAFASCSRLSPHLSWGTLSLREVVQGNRQRRQLLTAVSWRRALQRFDERLHWHCHFIQKLESQPSLEFQELHPLTAGLREREGPGSDERLAAWAAGRTGLPFVDACMRALIATGWLNFRMRAMLVSVASYQLWLPWRDSGLHLARLFVDYEPGIHWSQCQMQSGTTGINTIRIYNPIKQGVDHDPDGLFIRRWLPELAAVPAVFLHQPWMMDGATQERLGWALGADYPQPIVDWASAAATARERLWALRHQQGFAATAAAIQQRHGSRRSGLRASSRPSGSRSTGGMYSGIDQLGLDLG, via the coding sequence GTGAATGGGCTACAAATAGTGTGGTTTAAGCGGGATCTGCGCCCTGCAGATCACCTCCCCCTGCTGGAGGCCAGCCGGCACGGAGCCCTGCTGCCCCTCTATGTGGTGGAGCCGGACTACTGGCAGCAGCCTGACAGTTCGGCTCGCCAATGGCTGTTCTGCCGCGAAAGTTTGCTGGAGCTGCGCTCTGCCCTGGCCCGCCTGGGCCAACCCCTGGTGGTGCGGGTCGGTGTGGTGGAGCAGGTGCTCGAGCGGGCCCGGCGCCAATTCGGCATCGGCGGCCTCTGGAGTCATCAGGAAACCGGCAATGGCTGGACCTACGCCCGCGACCTGCGGGTCGCGGCCTGGGCCCGGCAGCACGCCATCAGGTGGCACGAGATCCCCCAGTTCGGGGTCAGTCGTCGCCTGGCGCAGCGCCAGGGTTGGGCGCGCCGGTGGGAGGAGCGCATGGCCGAGCCGATCGCTCCGGCGCCACTGCGCTTGGAGCCTTTGGCTGGCCTGGATCCCGGTGCCATTCCCAGCGCTGAGGAGCTCGCCCTGGTGCCGGATCCCTGCCCGGGGCGCCAGCTTGGCGGCCGCCCCCAGGGGCTGGCGCTGCTGGAGAGTTTTCTAGATCGGCGCAGTCGCGCCTACCAGAGCGGCCTGTCGAGTCCGAACACGGCCTTTGCCAGCTGTTCGCGGCTCTCTCCCCACCTGAGCTGGGGCACCCTGTCGCTGCGGGAGGTGGTGCAGGGGAATCGCCAGCGGCGCCAGTTGCTCACGGCGGTCTCCTGGCGCCGGGCTCTGCAGCGCTTCGATGAGCGCCTGCACTGGCACTGCCACTTCATCCAGAAGCTGGAGAGCCAGCCGAGTTTGGAGTTTCAGGAGCTCCATCCCCTCACCGCGGGCCTGCGCGAGCGGGAGGGCCCGGGCAGCGACGAGCGCCTGGCGGCCTGGGCCGCAGGGCGGACGGGCCTGCCCTTTGTGGATGCCTGCATGCGGGCCCTGATCGCCACCGGTTGGCTCAACTTCCGCATGCGAGCCATGTTGGTGTCGGTGGCCAGCTACCAGCTCTGGCTGCCCTGGCGCGACAGCGGCTTGCACCTGGCCCGGCTATTCGTTGATTACGAACCGGGAATCCACTGGAGTCAGTGCCAGATGCAGTCGGGCACCACCGGCATCAATACGATCCGCATCTACAACCCGATCAAGCAGGGTGTCGATCACGACCCCGATGGCCTGTTCATTCGCCGCTGGCTGCCCGAGCTGGCGGCGGTGCCGGCGGTGTTTCTGCACCAACCCTGGATGATGGATGGGGCCACCCAGGAGCGGCTGGGCTGGGCGCTTGGCGCCGACTATCCCCAACCGATTGTCGACTGGGCCTCTGCGGCGGCCACGGCCCGCGAGCGGCTCTGGGCCCTGCGGCACCAGCAGGGATTTGCCGCCACGGCCGCTGCGATTCAGCAGCGCCATGGCTCGCGGCGCTCGGGCCTTCGGGCCAGCAGCCGTCCATCCGGATCCCGCTCCACCGGGGGCATGTATTCCGGGATAGATCAATTGGGCCTGGATCTGGGCTGA
- a CDS encoding HIT family protein, giving the protein MVETCAICHLHRQGCAAGSYEIGRGGLWLLRHHLDPAPLPGWLLLDSVRHLGGPADFTAAEASAWGPAVQWASTLVRELTGCERVYAIAFGEGAPHLHLHLIPRFGGDPHTAAWSVADHYRAVERGERPPADPVAVAALVARGRQLLASNPEPHCWHFPHS; this is encoded by the coding sequence ATGGTCGAAACCTGTGCCATCTGCCATCTCCACCGGCAGGGTTGCGCCGCCGGCTCCTACGAAATCGGTCGGGGTGGCCTCTGGCTGCTGCGCCACCATCTCGATCCCGCTCCGCTGCCTGGCTGGTTGCTGCTTGACAGCGTGCGTCACCTTGGCGGGCCGGCTGATTTCACGGCCGCCGAGGCCTCGGCCTGGGGGCCAGCGGTGCAGTGGGCCAGCACCCTTGTGAGGGAGCTGACGGGCTGCGAGCGGGTGTATGCGATCGCCTTCGGCGAGGGGGCGCCCCATCTCCACCTGCACCTGATTCCCCGCTTTGGTGGGGATCCCCACACAGCCGCCTGGTCGGTGGCGGATCACTACCGGGCGGTGGAGCGGGGTGAGCGCCCCCCTGCCGATCCGGTTGCGGTGGCGGCGCTGGTGGCCCGGGGCCGGCAGCTGCTGGCTTCGAACCCCGAACCCCATTGCTGGCATTTCCCTCACTCCTGA
- a CDS encoding NAD(P)-dependent oxidoreductase: MKAAPARILITGASGCVGQHIAAQLYRDTDAELLLLLRDPAKLTAVPANDPRITLLVADLRELTPHAGAIATATRVIHTATAWGDPERAMAVNVVAVKQLLAFTSPEWLEQVIYFSTASLLNRQLGLLPEALSEGTEYIQTKALCLQQLEQHPLAERIVAVFPTLVFGGAVDGKGPFPTSYLTAGLSEACRWLWLAKWLRADASFHFIHAADIAQVCCHLATRPHQSNPEPGQGALRRLVLGQPAISVDATVSQLCRWRRSWRPPLGLNLQGALIEALIKLLRIEVNAWDRFSIRQRHFVHEPVSPPERFGLVSHAASLAAVFEQARLPHRGRPGS, encoded by the coding sequence TTGAAGGCCGCCCCAGCCCGGATCCTGATCACCGGGGCATCGGGCTGCGTCGGCCAGCACATCGCCGCCCAGCTCTACCGCGACACCGACGCCGAGCTGCTGCTGCTGCTGCGCGATCCGGCCAAGCTCACCGCCGTTCCGGCCAACGATCCCCGGATCACCCTGCTGGTGGCAGACCTGCGGGAGCTCACCCCCCACGCCGGGGCGATCGCCACCGCCACCCGGGTGATTCACACGGCCACGGCCTGGGGCGACCCGGAGCGGGCCATGGCGGTGAATGTGGTGGCCGTGAAGCAGCTGCTGGCCTTCACCAGCCCGGAGTGGCTTGAGCAGGTGATCTATTTCTCAACCGCTTCCCTACTCAACCGGCAGCTGGGGCTACTGCCCGAGGCCCTCAGCGAGGGCACCGAATACATCCAAACCAAGGCCCTTTGCCTGCAGCAGCTGGAGCAGCACCCCCTGGCCGAGCGGATCGTGGCGGTCTTTCCCACCCTGGTGTTCGGCGGTGCGGTGGATGGCAAGGGGCCCTTCCCCACCAGCTATCTCACGGCGGGGCTGAGCGAGGCCTGTCGCTGGCTGTGGCTGGCGAAATGGCTGCGGGCCGATGCCAGCTTCCACTTCATCCACGCCGCCGACATCGCTCAGGTGTGCTGTCATCTGGCCACCAGGCCCCACCAGAGCAACCCGGAGCCGGGTCAGGGTGCGTTGCGGCGCCTGGTGCTGGGCCAGCCCGCCATCAGCGTCGATGCCACGGTCAGCCAGCTGTGCCGCTGGCGCCGCAGCTGGCGGCCGCCCCTGGGCCTCAATCTCCAGGGGGCTCTGATCGAGGCCCTGATCAAGCTGCTGCGCATCGAGGTCAACGCCTGGGATCGCTTCTCGATTCGCCAGCGCCATTTCGTCCACGAACCGGTGAGTCCGCCGGAGCGCTTCGGCCTGGTGAGCCATGCCGCCAGCCTGGCGGCGGTATTTGAGCAGGCCCGGCTTCCCCACCGGGGGCGGCCAGGCTCCTGA
- a CDS encoding DUF1499 domain-containing protein, with the protein MGTLLQPLLLIVSLALFHLVGPVPPELGVHNGALAPCPSPAHCARADWAVADPDSALALLVTVVQAMPRTTLVEQGDGYLHATASSALFGFVDDLELYADQTRGQLQARSVSRSGDSDLGVNGRRLARLEQALNQALAQP; encoded by the coding sequence ATGGGAACCCTTCTCCAACCCTTACTGCTGATCGTCAGCCTGGCCCTGTTCCACCTGGTAGGCCCGGTGCCGCCCGAGCTGGGCGTGCACAACGGAGCCCTGGCGCCCTGCCCGTCGCCGGCCCACTGCGCCCGGGCTGACTGGGCCGTGGCCGATCCTGACTCCGCCCTGGCGCTGCTGGTGACCGTGGTGCAGGCCATGCCCCGAACCACGCTGGTGGAGCAAGGCGATGGCTACCTACATGCCACCGCCAGCAGCGCCCTGTTTGGCTTTGTCGACGACCTGGAGCTCTATGCAGACCAGACCCGGGGCCAGCTGCAGGCCAGGTCGGTGTCCCGCAGCGGCGATTCCGATCTGGGGGTGAATGGTCGCCGGCTTGCGCGCCTGGAACAGGCCCTTAACCAGGCCCTTGCCCAGCCCTAA
- a CDS encoding thiol-disulfide oxidoreductase DCC family protein encodes MTETLIAASSTAAPGLTLLYDGGCPLCLREVRFLGARDQRLHAASPRLTFVDIDAPDYDPGAHAGISYREAMGRIHAITGKGQVLRDVAVFREAYRLVGLGWLYAPTAWPLLGSLVEQAYALWADWRLRLTGRPSLDQLCQQRCRLPE; translated from the coding sequence ATGACGGAAACACTTATTGCCGCATCTTCCACGGCTGCGCCAGGCCTCACGCTGCTCTATGACGGCGGCTGCCCGCTCTGCCTGCGGGAGGTGCGGTTTCTGGGGGCGCGCGATCAGCGCCTCCACGCCGCATCGCCCCGGCTCACCTTCGTCGACATCGACGCCCCGGACTACGACCCCGGCGCCCACGCTGGCATCAGCTACCGCGAGGCGATGGGGCGCATCCACGCCATCACCGGCAAGGGGCAGGTACTGCGCGATGTGGCCGTATTCCGGGAGGCCTACAGGCTGGTCGGCCTGGGCTGGCTGTATGCGCCCACCGCCTGGCCTTTACTGGGTTCGCTGGTGGAGCAGGCCTACGCCCTCTGGGCCGACTGGCGCCTGCGCCTCACCGGACGGCCCAGCCTCGACCAGCTCTGCCAGCAGCGCTGCCGCCTGCCTGAATGA
- a CDS encoding secondary thiamine-phosphate synthase enzyme YjbQ: MLRQHLQMLSLATRGEGFINITAALDAEIAASGLQQGLAALVCLHSSCSLTVNENADPRVLEDLAAYLRALVPQEGVRPISGRGELRPYAHDDEGPDDMPAHIRTALTTTSLQLSFDRGRLVLGTWQAVYLWEHRASPQQRRIACHLLGE; encoded by the coding sequence GTGCTGCGTCAACACCTACAGATGCTCAGCCTCGCCACCCGCGGCGAAGGCTTCATCAACATCACCGCCGCTCTTGACGCCGAGATCGCCGCCAGCGGCTTGCAGCAGGGGCTGGCGGCCCTGGTCTGTCTCCACAGCAGCTGCTCGCTCACGGTGAATGAGAACGCCGACCCCCGGGTGCTGGAGGATCTGGCGGCCTATCTGCGGGCCCTGGTGCCCCAGGAGGGGGTGCGGCCGATCAGCGGCCGCGGCGAGCTGCGGCCCTACGCCCACGATGACGAGGGCCCCGACGACATGCCGGCCCACATCCGCACGGCCCTAACCACCACCAGCCTGCAACTTAGCTTCGACCGTGGTCGGCTCGTGCTCGGCACCTGGCAAGCTGTCTATCTCTGGGAGCACAGGGCATCACCCCAACAGCGCCGGATCGCCTGTCACCTGCTTGGGGAGTGA
- a CDS encoding IS1595 family transposase, protein MARNVIQFQKGLSLPDFQRLYGTEVQCEAALEKARWPGGFRCPRCNGHEHGLVYGRRLKRYQCRSCGHQATLTAGTIMQATKLPLTTWFLAFYMIGQAKTGISSLELSRHLGVNYDTAWLLHHKILRAMADREEAYLLRGKVQIDDSYLGGELPGGKAGRGSENKIPIVAAVSLNEAGRLIHARITAVSGFSSEAIAEWAKRHLAPGSQVLSDGLACFRAVTTAGCSHHAIVTGGKHPNDLPQFRWINTVLGNLKTGFNGTFHAFNFDKYARRYLGGFCFRFNRRFSMVAMTDRIANAVCCCMPCTERDLRVAEAYG, encoded by the coding sequence ATGGCGCGCAACGTCATCCAGTTCCAGAAAGGCCTTTCACTGCCTGACTTCCAGCGGCTCTACGGCACCGAGGTGCAATGTGAGGCTGCTTTGGAGAAGGCGCGCTGGCCCGGTGGGTTCCGCTGTCCCCGCTGCAATGGCCATGAGCATGGGCTGGTCTATGGCCGCAGGCTCAAGCGCTATCAGTGCCGCAGCTGCGGCCATCAGGCCACGCTCACGGCTGGCACGATCATGCAGGCCACGAAATTGCCTCTGACCACCTGGTTTCTGGCCTTTTACATGATCGGGCAGGCCAAAACAGGGATCTCCTCGCTGGAGCTCAGCCGCCACCTGGGCGTGAACTACGACACCGCCTGGCTGCTGCACCACAAGATTCTGCGGGCGATGGCTGATCGGGAGGAGGCTTACCTGCTGCGGGGAAAAGTCCAGATCGATGATTCCTACCTCGGCGGAGAACTGCCGGGCGGCAAGGCAGGTCGGGGTTCAGAGAACAAGATCCCCATCGTCGCGGCCGTCTCCTTGAATGAGGCGGGCCGGCTGATTCACGCCAGGATCACAGCCGTGAGTGGCTTCAGCTCAGAGGCCATCGCTGAGTGGGCCAAGCGCCATCTGGCGCCCGGCAGTCAGGTGCTCTCCGATGGCCTGGCCTGCTTTCGTGCCGTGACCACGGCAGGCTGCAGCCATCACGCCATCGTCACCGGTGGGAAGCACCCAAACGACTTGCCGCAGTTCCGTTGGATCAACACCGTGCTGGGCAACCTCAAGACCGGCTTCAACGGCACCTTCCACGCTTTCAATTTCGACAAGTACGCCAGGCGCTACCTGGGCGGCTTCTGCTTCCGGTTCAACCGGCGCTTCTCGATGGTTGCGATGACTGATCGCATTGCCAATGCGGTCTGTTGCTGCATGCCCTGCACGGAGCGGGATCTCAGGGTTGCGGAGGCTTATGGGTAA